The proteins below are encoded in one region of Peribacillus muralis:
- a CDS encoding alpha/beta hydrolase, whose protein sequence is MSVRKGTIKEYMFKSEALAEELELLVYLPANYSPLYKYSLVIAQDGRDYFQMGRIGRVADELLGNDEIENIIVVGIPYKDRFDRRRKYHPDGEQHLAYIRFLAHELVPFLDDEFPTYQMGHGRALIGDSLGGTVSLLTALQYPHTFGKCIMQSPLANEAVMDAVRNFEDPHLLELYHVIGTEETDVPTTDGNRANFIEPNRKLHELLNQKGFPCFYEEFEGNHTWKYWQADLRRALLEMF, encoded by the coding sequence ATGAGTGTACGTAAAGGAACGATCAAAGAGTATATGTTTAAAAGTGAAGCGCTGGCGGAGGAATTGGAACTGCTTGTTTACTTGCCTGCGAATTATTCACCCTTGTATAAATATTCGCTTGTGATTGCTCAGGATGGGCGTGATTATTTTCAAATGGGCCGTATCGGCCGCGTAGCCGATGAACTGTTGGGTAACGATGAGATCGAGAATATAATCGTTGTAGGCATTCCCTATAAAGATCGTTTTGACCGCAGACGCAAATATCATCCCGATGGGGAACAGCACCTTGCATACATACGTTTTCTTGCCCATGAACTTGTGCCGTTTTTGGATGATGAATTTCCGACCTATCAAATGGGACATGGCCGCGCCCTGATAGGTGATTCTCTTGGCGGTACTGTCTCTTTATTGACAGCCCTGCAGTATCCGCACACATTCGGGAAGTGCATCATGCAGTCGCCCCTGGCCAATGAAGCGGTGATGGATGCTGTACGTAATTTTGAGGATCCGCATCTCCTCGAACTTTACCATGTAATCGGGACTGAGGAAACGGACGTACCCACGACTGATGGGAACCGTGCGAACTTCATAGAGCCCAACAGGAAATTGCATGAATTATTGAACCAAAAAGGATTTCCATGCTTCTATGAAGAATTTGAAGGTAATCACACCTGGAAATATTGGCAGGCAGATTTAAGAAGAGCACTATTGGAAATGTTCTAA
- a CDS encoding phosphatidylglycerophosphatase A family protein: MADVQVHSREVTKAAKRLLLERGVSVEDIAKIVYELQIPYKADLKLEECIRSVERVLLKREIQHAILVGVELDKLAEQKKLSEPLQSIVESDEGLFGVDETIAFGAVLGYGSIAVTTFGHLDKNKIGVIHELDKKQEGVVHTFLDDIVASIAASAASRLAHRLRDDEESLTEREKDIQEEEELIG; this comes from the coding sequence ATGGCAGATGTACAAGTGCACAGCAGGGAAGTAACAAAGGCGGCCAAGCGGCTTTTATTGGAGCGCGGCGTCAGTGTGGAGGATATTGCAAAGATCGTTTACGAATTGCAGATTCCTTACAAAGCTGACCTGAAATTGGAGGAATGCATCCGCAGCGTCGAGCGTGTCCTATTGAAGCGGGAAATTCAGCATGCCATTTTAGTCGGTGTGGAGCTTGATAAACTTGCAGAGCAAAAGAAGCTCTCCGAACCTCTTCAATCTATTGTCGAATCCGATGAAGGCTTATTCGGAGTCGATGAAACCATCGCCTTTGGTGCAGTACTCGGATATGGAAGCATTGCTGTCACGACCTTCGGCCATCTGGATAAAAATAAAATAGGCGTCATCCACGAGCTTGATAAGAAGCAGGAAGGCGTGGTCCACACCTTCCTGGATGATATCGTAGCAAGCATTGCTGCGAGTGCCGCCTCAAGATTGGCCCATCGCCTGAGGGATGATGAAGAATCATTGACAGAACGGGAAAAGGACATTCAGGAAGAAGAAGAGTTAATCGGATGA